A section of the Acanthochromis polyacanthus isolate Apoly-LR-REF ecotype Palm Island chromosome 13, KAUST_Apoly_ChrSc, whole genome shotgun sequence genome encodes:
- the trip12 gene encoding E3 ubiquitin-protein ligase TRIP12 isoform X4, which translates to MSNRPNSNPGGSLRRSQRNTAAAQPQDHTVAGRSGLTLSVASFVLQDDPEAAGTSEQERTGHQSKSEGTRGLKRSAAPDQISTFAPTPAKKPKSLPPSRDNTSETKKGPAKSKKRSLPSEPPASSGRGQSKKSVAAGASPIQKRKKADSLPGLSSTVGSLPNRTEGRTPKPTKLASKSAASAKAGCSNVTDSSSSASTSSSSSTTGTNSAATQGARVKQGKDQTKARRSRSASSPSPRRSTRDKEQAKAASSSKFEWASRFNPKVNLPKPKLSLPGSSKTETSKPGPSGLQAKLASLRKSTKKRSESPPAELPSFRRSTRQKTTGSCASTSRRGSGLGKRGAADARRQEKMADSDNNQDGANSSAARTDEASQGASASSSVAGAVGMTTSGESESDDSEMGRLQALLEARGLPPHLFGPLGPRMSQLFHRTIGSGASSKAQQLLQGLQATGDESQQLQAAIEMCQLLVMGNEETLGGFPVKSVVPALITLLQMEHNFDIMNHASRALTYMMEALPRSSAVVVDAIPVFLEKLQVIQFIDVAEQALTALEMLSRRHSKAILQAVSVGGLADCLLYLEFFSINAQRNALAIAANCCQSITPDEFHFVADSLPLLTQRLTHQDKKSVESTCLCFARLVDNFQHEENLLQEVASRDLLTNIQQLLVVTPPVLSSGMFIMVVRMFSLMCSNCPCLAVQLMKQNIAETLRFLLCGASNGSCQEQIELVPRSPQELYELTSLICELMPCLPREGIFAVDVMLKKGSAQTTEGAIWQWRDDRGLWHPYNRIDSRIIETAHQNGEDEISLSTLGRVYTIDFNSMQQINEDTGTARGIQRKPNPLANPNTGSHQEVRREDARAQLMKEDPELAKCFIKTLFGVLYEVYSSSAGPAVRHKCLRAILRIIYFADAELLKDVLRNHAVSSHIASMLSSQDLKIVVGSLQMAEILMQKLPDVFSVYFRREGVMHQVKNLAESESFLVTSPPKACPSGTASLCTTTISTASTTSANNATPDLGSPSFQHSMDDSLDLSPQGRLSDVLKRKRLPKRGPRRPKYSPPRDDDKVDNQAKSPTSTQSPKSSFLASLNPKTWGKLGAQTNNANSEPSRTAGVSGLARAPPKDSISNNRDKIKAWIKEQASKFVERYFNSENVDGSNPALNVLQRLCTATEQLSLQVDGGMECLVEISSIVSESDVSSFEIQHSGLVKQLLVYLTSNTDRDLLSRDVRLKRFLHVFAGCPVPGMEPVGRLDPTENAPYLALVHKMNSCLSQMEQFPVKVHDFPSGNGNGSRGSQALKFFNTHQLKCQLQRHPDCTNVKQWKGGPVKIDPLALVQAIERYLVVRGYGRIREEDEDSDDDGSDDEIDESLAAQFLNSGSVRHRLQFYIGDHLLPYNMTVYQAVRQYSLQAEEERESTDDEANPLGRAGIWTKTHTIWYKPVREDEDGSKDAVGGKRGRAQTAPTKTSPRNAKKQDELWHDGVCPSVINPLETYLTSEPPETITFDDPSLEVNLLLRVLHSISRYWFYLYDNAACKEIIPTSEFINSKLTAKANRQLQDPLVIMTGNIPTWLIELGKTCPFFFPFDTRQMLFYVTAFDRDRAMQRLLDTNPEINQSDSQDSRVAPRLDRKKRTINRDELLKQAESVMQDLGSSRAMLEIQYENEVGTGLGPTLEFYALVSQELQRADLGLWRGEEVTLANPKGNQEGTKYMFSSRGLFAVPFGRTTKPAHIAKIKMKFRFLGKLMAKAIMDFRLLDLPLGLPFYKWMLRHEMSISSHDLVNIDPSVAKSIQHLEDIIRQKKRLEQDRSQTRETLQQALESLNMNGCSVEDLGLDFTLPGFPNIELKKGGKDVPVTIYNLEEYLRLVVYWTLNEGVSRQFESFREGFESVFPLHHLQYFYPEELDQLLCGSKSETWDVKTLMECCRPDHGYTHDSRAVRFLFEVLSSFDAEQQRLFLQFVTGSPRLPVGGFRSLNPPLTIVRKTFESTENPDDFLPSVMTCVNYLKLPDYSSIEIMREKLLIAAREGQQSFHLS; encoded by the exons ATGTCCAACCGGCCTAATTCCAATCCAGGGGGGTCACTGCGCCGTTCACAGAGGAACACTGCTGCGGCCCAGCCACAAGACCATACAGTCGCGGGAAG AAGCGGTCTTACTCTGTCCGTGGCTTCATTTGTGTTACAAGACGACCCAGAGGCTGCAGGAACATCTGAACAAGAACGAACAGGCCACCAGTCTAAGAGTGAAGGCACCCGAGGGCTGAAGCGAAGCGCAGCTCCTGACCAAATCAGTACCTTTGCACCAACCCCTGCCAAGAAACCCAAATCGCTCCCACCATCCCGAGACAATACCTCAGAGACCAAGAAAGGCCCAGCTAAGTCCAAGAAGAGATCGCTTCCTTCAGAACCACCTGCATCGTCAGGCCGAGGTCAGAGCAAGAAGAGTGTGGCCGCTGGGGCCTCACCAATCCAGAAACGGAAGAAAGCGGACTCTCTCCCCGGTCTAAGTAGCACCGTTGGGTCCCTCCCCAATCGTACCGAGGGCAGAACTCCAAAACCCACCAAGCTGGCGTCTAAATCGGCCGCCTCAGCCAAAGCTGGGTGTAGCAACGTGAcagactcctcctcctctgcctccacctcttcctcttcctccactaCAGGCACCAACAGCGCCGCGACGCAGGGCGCACGAGTCAAACAGGGAAAAGATCAGACTAAGGCACGTCGATCTCGCTCTGCATCTAGCCCTTCCCCACGTCGTAGTACACGTGACAAGGAGCAGGCCAAAGCTGCCAGCTCTTCAAAATTTGAGTGGGCTTCACGCTTCAACCCCAAAGTCAACCTGCCAAAACCCAAATTGTCCTTGCCCGGATCCTCCAAAACTGAGACCTCCAAACCTGGGCCTTCAGGATTACAAGCTAAACTAGCAA GTTTGAGGAAATCCACTAAGAAGCGTAGCGAGTCTCCTCCAGCAGAGCTCCCCAGCTTTCGGCGGAGCACACGCCAGAAGACCACGGGCTCCTGTGCCAGCACCAG TCGGCGGGGCTCAGGCCTGGGCAAGCGCGGGGCAGCCGACGCTCGCCGACAGGAGAAAATGGCCGACTCCGACAACAACCAAGATGGGGCCAACTCATCAGCTGCTCGCACCGATGAGGCATCACAAGGAGCTTCAG CTTCAAGCTCAGTTGCTGGAGCAGTGGGCATGACCACCTCTGGAGAGAGTGAATCTGATGATTCTGAAATGGGAAGGCTTCAAG CCTTACTGGAGGCCAGAGGTCTCCCCCCACATCTCTTTGGACCCCTGGGACCCCGCATGTCACAACTGTTTCACAGGACCATAGGCAGTGGAGCCA GTTCTAAGGCTCAGCAGCTCCTGCAGGGCCTTCAGGCTACAGGTGACGAGTCTCAACAGCTCCAAGCTGCAATTGAGATGTGCCAGCTGCTGGTGATGGGCAATGAGGAAACTCTTGGTGGATTTCCTGTCAAAAGCGTGGTGCCTGCTTTG ATTACACTGTTACAAATGGAGCATAACTTTGATATT ATGAATCACGCCTCACGTGCACTCACTTACATGATGGAGGCACTCCCTCGATCTTCTGCTGTGGTGGTCGATGCTATTCCTGTCTTCCTGGAGAAG CTTCAGGTGATCCAGTTCATTGACGTAGCAGAGCAGGCCCTGACTGCCTTGGAGATGCTGTCAAGGCGACACAGCAAAGCCATTTTGCAGGCTGTAAGTGTT GGTGGGCTTGCCGACTGCCTCCTCTACCTGGAGTTCTTCAGCATCAATGCTCAGAGGAATGCCTTGGCCATTGCAGCTAACTGCTGCCAGAGCATCACTCCAGATGAATTCCACTTTGTTGCTGATTCTCTGCCACTGTTGACTCAGAGACTCACACACCAG GATAAAAAGTCAGTTGAAAGCACGTGTCTCTGTTTTGCCCGACTGGTGGACAACTTTCAACATGAAGAG AACCTGCTGCAGGAGGTAGCATCGCGGGACCTGTTAACCAACATTCAGCAGCTGCTGGTAGTGACCCCTCCTGTACTCAGCTCGGGAATGTTCATCATGGTCGTGCGCATGTTTTCGCTCATGTGCTCTAACTGCCCATGCCTGGCAGTCCAGCTTATGAAACAGA ACATAGCAGAAACTCTGCGATTCCTCTTATGTGGTGCATCAAATGGCAGCTGCCAGGAGCAGATTGAACTGGTACCCCGGAGCCCCCAGGAGCTCTATGAACTGACTTCCCTCATATG TGAGTTGATGCCCTGCCTGCCTAGAGAGGGCATCTTTGCAGTTGACGTAATGCTGAAGAAGGGCAGTGCCCAGACAACAGAGGGGGCGATTTGGCAGTGGAGGGATGACCGAGGACTGTGGCATCCTTACAACCGCATTGATAGCCGCATTATTGAG ACAGCCCACCAGAATGGGGAAGATGAGATCAGTTTGTCCACTCTGGGCCGTGTGTACACAATTGACTTCAACTCTATGCAGCAGATCAATGAAGACACAGGAACAGCACGCGGTATCCAGAGGAAGCCGAACCCTCTTGCAAACCCCAACACAG GGAGTCACCAAGAAGTTCGTAGAGAAGATGCACGAGCCCAGTTGATGAAGGAAGACCCTGAGCTGGCAAAGTGCTTTATCAAAACTCTGTTTGGGGTCTTGTATGAGGTCTACAGCTCATCAGCTGGCCCTGCTGTCAGACACAAGTGCCTTAGAGCCATCCTCAGGATCATCTACTTTGCTGATGCAGAGCTGCTGAAGGATGTGCTGAGGAACCATGCTGTGTCCAG TCACATTGCCTCCATGCTGTCCAGCCAGGACCTGAAGATTGTAGTGGGTTCTCTGCAGATGGCTGAGATCCTTATGCAGAAGCTGCCGGATGTCTTCAGTGTCTATTTCAGAAGAGAAG GTGTAATGCACCAGGTAAAGAACCTGGCAGAGTCTGAGAGCTTTCTAGTCACTAGTCCCCCGAAGGCTTGCCCAAGTGGTACTGCTAGTCTCTGCACTACCACCATCAGCACTGCATCCACCACATCTGCTAATAATGCAACTCCTGACCTGGGTTCACCCAGCTTCCAGCACAGCATGGACGACTCACTGGACCTCAGCCCGCAGGG GCGGCTAAGTGATGTCCTAAAGAGGAAAAGACTACCTAAAAGAGGGCCCAGAAGGCCGAAATACTCTCCCCCAAGAGACGATGATAAAGTTGACAATCAGG CCAAGAGCCCTACTAGTACTCAGTCACCCAAATCATCCTTCTTGGCCAGTCTCAATCCCAAGACCTGGGGGAAGCTGGGTGCTCAGACCAACAATGCCAACTCAGAGCCCTCACGCACAGCCGGGGTGAGTGGCCTGGCGAGGGCACCTCCCAAGGACTCGATTTCAAATAACAG agaCAAAATCAAGGCCTGGATTAAGGAACAGGCAAGTAAGTTTGTGGAGCGCTACTTCAACTCTGAAAATGTGGATGGCAGCAATCCTGCATTGAATGTACTCCAGAGACTTTGCACAGCCACTGAGCAGCTCAGCCTGCAG gtGGACGGTGGTATGGAGTGCCTAGTGGAGATCTCCAGTATTGTATCAGAATCTGATGTGTCATCATTTGAGATCCAGCACAGTGGGCTGGTGAAGCAGCTCCTGGTCTACTTGACCTCCAACACAGACAGGGATTTGTTGAGTCGCGATGTGCGGCTCAAGAGGTTCCTACATGTGTTCGCTGGCTGCCCG GTTCCAGGAATGGAGCCTGTAGGTCGTCTGGACCCGACAGAGAATGCGCCTTACCTGGCACTGGTGCACAAGATGAACAGCTGCCTGAGCCAAATGGAGCAGTTCCCTGTCAAAGTGCATGACTTCCCCAGTGGCAACGGCAATGGCAGCAG GGGATCTCAGGCGCTGAAGTTCTTCAACACTCATCAGCTCAAGTGTCAGCTGCAGAGACACCCAGATTGCACTAATGTTAAACAATGGAAAGGCGGCCCTGTGAAGATTGACCCCCTTGCCCTGGTGCAAGCCATTGAGAGATATCTTGTTGTCAGAG GATATGGGCGAATCAGGGAAGAGGATGAAgacagtgatgatgatggttcAGATGATGAAATCGATGAATCACTG GCGGCACAGTTCCTGAATTCTGGTAGTGTGCGTCACCGGCTACAGTTCTACATTGGTGACCACCTGCTGCCATACAACATGACGGTATACCAGGCTGTAAGGCAGTACAGTCTTCaggcagaggaggaaagagaatCGACAGACGATGAGGCAAACCCACTTGGGCGAGCTGGAATCTGGACCAAAACGCACACAATATG GTATAAGCCTGtgagagaggatgaggatggTAGCAAAGACGCTGTGGGTGGAAAGAGAGGCAGAGCCCAGACTGCTCCCACCAAAACCTCACCTCGCAACGCCAAGAAACAGGATGAGCTGTGGCATG ATGGTGTATGTCCCAGCGTCATCAATCCTTTAGAGACATACCTCACTTCGGAGCCACCAGAGACCATAACCTTTGATGACCCCTCTTTAGAGGTCAACCTGCTGCTGAGGGTCCTGCACTCCATCAGTAGATACTGGTTCTACTTGTATGAT aATGCTGCATGTAAGGAAATTATTCCAACCAGTGAGTTCATTAACAGTAAGCTGACAGCCAAAGCCAACCGTCAGCTACAAGACCCGCTGGTCATCATGACAGGCAACATCCCTACTTGGCTCATCGAGCTTGGAAAGACCTG CCCCTTCTTCTTCCCCTTCGACACCCGGCagatgttgttttatgtcactgCCTTTGATCGCGACAGAGCCATGCAACGCCTGCTGGACACAAATCCTGAGATCAACCAGTCAGATTCTCAGGACAGCAGAGTTGCGCCACGCCTCGACAGGAAAAAG AGGACGATAAACCGTGACGAGCTCCTGAAACAGGCCGAGTCTGTGATGCAGGACCTTGGCAGTTCCAGGGCAATGCTTGAGATTCAGTATGAGAATGAG GTTGGCACAGGTCTTGGCCCAACTCTGGAGTTCTATGCTCTGGTGTCTCAAGAGCTCCAGCGGGCTGATCTTGGTCTTTGGAGAGGCGAAGAGGTTACTTTGGCCAATCCTAAAG GAAACCAAGAGGGGACTAAGTACATGTTCAGCTCCAGAGGACTGTTTGCTGTTCCCTTCGGCAGGACAACCAAACCAGCACACATAGCCAAAATCAAAATGAAGTTCCGTTTCCTAGGAAAGCTGATGGCCAAAGCCATTATGGACTTCAGACTG CTGGACCTGCCCCTGGGGCTGCCATTTTACAAGTGGATGCTCCGGCATGAGATGTCTATAAGCTCCCATGACCTGGTGAACATTGATCCCAGTGTGGCCAAGTCCATCCAGCACTTGGAGGATATTATCCGCCAGAAGAAGAGGCTGGAACAGGACCGGTCACAG aCGAGGGAGACCCTACAGCAGGCCTTGGAGAGCCTGAACATGAACGGCTGCTCAGTGGAGGACCTCGGGTTGGACTTCACCCTCCCAGGATTCCCAAACATTGAGCTGAAAAAAGGTGGCAAAGACGTCCCGGTCACAATCTACAACCTGGAGGAGTACCTCAGG TTGGTGGTGTACTGGACTCTAAATGAAGGAGTGTCCAgacagtttgagtcatttagggAAGGGTTTGAGTCAGTCTTCCCCTTGCATCACCTGCAGTATTTCTATCCAGAAGAG CTTGACCAGTTGCTGTGTGGCAGTAAATCTGAGACGTGGGATGTCAAGACGCTGATGGAGTGCTGTCGACCAGACCACGGATACACACACGACAG CCGTGCAGTTCGGTTCCTGTTTGAGGTGTTGAGCAGCTTCGATGccgagcagcagagactctttctGCAGTTTGTCACAGGGAGCCCAAGACTGCCTGTCGGAG GTTTCCGGAGCCTGAATCCCCCTCTGACGATTGTGAGGAAGACGTTCGAGTCGACAGAGAACCCGGATGATTTCCTCCCCTCAGTCATGACCTGCGTCAACTACCTGAAGCTGCCTGACTACTCCAGCATAGAGATCATGCGAGAGAAACTGTTGATCGCGGCCCGTGAGGGCCAGCAGTCTTTCCACCTTTCCTGA